One Geotrypetes seraphini chromosome 15, aGeoSer1.1, whole genome shotgun sequence genomic window carries:
- the DUSP14 gene encoding dual specificity protein phosphatase 14, protein MHNNPMSSRSHSYLHRAILAPCLLSEGALGGIAEITSCLYLGRGSVASNRTLLLCRGITSIINATIEIPNFNWPQFEYVKVPLADMPHAPISLYFDSVADKIHSIARKHGATLVHCAAGVSRSASLCIAYLMKYHKVSLLEAYNWVKSRRPVIRPNVGFWRQLIEYERKLFGKTSVKMVNTPYGIIPDIYEKERRSLMPYWGI, encoded by the coding sequence ATGCACAACAACCCAATGAGCTCCAGAAGTCACAGCTATCTTCACCGTGCCattctggccccctgtctgcttTCTGAGGGGGCACTAGGGGGCATAGCTGAAATCACCTCCTGTCTGTACCTGGGCAGAGGGAGTGTGGCTTCCAACCGTACTTTACTTCTCTGCCGGGGCATCACCAGCATCATCAATGCCACTATTGAGATCCCAAATTTCAACTGGCCCCAGTTTGAGTATGTGAAAGTGCCTTTGGCAGACATGCCTCATGCACCAATCTCATTATATTTTGACAGTGTTGCTGATAAAATCCACAGCATTGCCAGGAAACATGGTGCCACCCTGGTGCACTGTGCAGCTGGGGTGAGTAGGTCAGCATCCCTCTGCATTGCTTATCTTATGAAATACCATAAGGTATCCCTGCTGGAAGCTTACAACTGGGTTAAATCCAGACGACCAGTAATTAGACCCAATGTGGGCTTCTGGAGGCAGTTAATAGAATATGAACGCAAGCTGTTTGGGAAAACTAGTGTGAAAATGGTGAACACCCCCTATGGTATTATACCAGACATTTATGAGAAGGAGCGAAGAAGCCTGATGCCTTACTGGGGGATATAA